A DNA window from Sphingomonas profundi contains the following coding sequences:
- a CDS encoding FAD-dependent oxidoreductase has translation MIPRPPTVDENSPPDGFRKDIDMDDAGDVLIVGGGPVGMMTALALAQKGASVTVVEAGSGVSDSPRAMVYFAPTLVVLEELGIRQELEAMGVIGRSFGHHVPDLDFHAVISTDCMAGITYDYQLHCGQDLVARVALEHAERLGVRILFDHRVVAVGEEDDGAFATVETPEGVRDLRATWIIGADGARSTVRKLLGIGFEGHSWPNRFVATNVYCDFAKLGYQPANFVCDPTYMAVIAVIDDEGLWRLTYQEDADLPAETFMERLPERYAFFIPEGTPYQIKSASPYAIHQRCAETLRRGRVLLAGDAAHATNPCGGLGLTTGVWTGMILSDVLGAVLRGEESEDILDRYSDERRRIFLEVTSPGASANKRMLEESDIEQRRKDLGPIEAAANDPAVARMMMSFPFKVIGDVLRAGSRWRDANPLSETAIDVSERGSQVA, from the coding sequence GCGGGAGATGTTCTGATCGTCGGCGGCGGCCCCGTCGGGATGATGACCGCGCTGGCGTTGGCGCAGAAAGGGGCGTCCGTCACCGTCGTCGAGGCGGGATCGGGAGTAAGCGATTCGCCGCGGGCGATGGTGTATTTCGCACCGACGCTCGTCGTGCTGGAGGAACTGGGTATCCGGCAAGAGCTGGAGGCGATGGGGGTGATCGGGCGCAGCTTCGGGCACCATGTCCCCGATCTGGATTTCCACGCCGTCATCAGTACCGATTGCATGGCCGGCATCACCTACGACTATCAGCTGCATTGTGGGCAGGACCTCGTCGCCCGGGTTGCGCTGGAGCATGCCGAGCGACTGGGCGTTCGGATCCTGTTCGATCATCGCGTGGTGGCGGTCGGCGAGGAGGACGACGGGGCCTTCGCCACGGTCGAGACGCCGGAAGGCGTGCGTGACCTGCGGGCGACATGGATCATCGGCGCCGATGGCGCGCGCAGCACGGTTCGCAAGCTGCTGGGCATCGGGTTCGAAGGGCATTCTTGGCCAAACCGGTTCGTCGCCACCAACGTGTACTGCGACTTCGCCAAGCTGGGCTACCAGCCCGCGAACTTCGTCTGCGATCCCACCTACATGGCGGTCATCGCGGTGATCGACGACGAGGGGCTGTGGCGGCTGACCTATCAGGAGGACGCCGATCTGCCGGCCGAGACGTTCATGGAGCGGCTGCCGGAGCGATACGCCTTCTTCATCCCCGAGGGTACGCCGTACCAGATCAAGTCGGCCAGCCCTTACGCGATACACCAGCGATGCGCGGAGACGTTGCGGCGCGGCCGGGTGCTTCTGGCGGGCGACGCCGCGCACGCGACCAATCCGTGCGGAGGGCTGGGCCTGACCACCGGCGTCTGGACCGGGATGATCCTGAGCGACGTGCTTGGCGCCGTGCTGCGCGGCGAGGAGAGCGAGGACATCCTCGACCGCTACTCGGACGAGCGCCGCCGCATCTTCCTGGAGGTGACGTCGCCGGGCGCGTCCGCCAACAAGCGCATGCTGGAGGAGAGCGACATCGAGCAGCGGCGCAAGGATCTCGGCCCGATCGAGGCCGCGGCCAACGATCCCGCGGTCGCCCGCATGATGATGTCCTTCCCGTTCAAGGTGATCGGCGACGTCCTGCGCGCCGGATCCCGCTGGCGGGATGCCAATCCGCTGTCGGAGACGGCGATCGACGTGTCGGAACGGGGCTCCCAGGTCGCATGA
- a CDS encoding nuclear transport factor 2 family protein, which produces MTGVSDTRSVIEAFADLFYGDLSVRAAFEAYVAPEYRQHNPLAGDGRDAAIAMLEGFAAATPGLSMDVKRILVDGDIAAVHLHLRMSPDDRGMAVVDLFRVKGGRIVEHWDVVQPVPAESGNDNSMF; this is translated from the coding sequence ATGACGGGCGTGTCCGATACCCGATCGGTCATCGAGGCCTTCGCCGACCTGTTCTATGGGGACCTGTCCGTGCGAGCGGCGTTCGAGGCGTATGTCGCGCCCGAGTACAGGCAACATAATCCGCTCGCCGGAGACGGACGTGACGCGGCGATCGCGATGCTGGAGGGATTCGCGGCGGCGACGCCCGGCCTGTCGATGGATGTGAAACGCATCCTGGTGGACGGCGACATCGCGGCGGTGCACCTCCACCTCCGCATGTCGCCGGATGACCGCGGCATGGCCGTGGTCGACCTGTTCCGCGTCAAGGGCGGGCGGATCGTCGAGCATTGGGACGTCGTGCAGCCGGTGCCCGCCGAAAGCGGCAACGACAATTCGATGTTCTGA
- a CDS encoding GntR family transcriptional regulator — protein sequence MSLAAETGISKRGRDDRSGPPLYRLVVKTLQSEIVQGVYPVGTQLPSEAALMQRFSISRHTVREALRYLREAGMVKSHQGLGTIVQRPGGDRGYVHQINTIADLFPTNVETRYDPIDGTLAPLPEDKGFALGDERRKWLRIQGHRFRPGSATPFNEVETYVAARFAGVGRVIAPHSGSIYAVLETIYGETIVEVEQVITTFIADGTAGAAIGLEKGTFGILVRRTYRIRSDDDIALLSLNRYPPNEFSYAMTLRRVRD from the coding sequence ATGAGCTTGGCGGCCGAGACGGGAATATCGAAGCGCGGGCGGGACGACAGGTCCGGCCCACCGCTGTACCGGCTGGTCGTCAAGACGCTGCAATCGGAGATCGTGCAGGGCGTGTACCCGGTCGGCACGCAACTGCCGTCCGAAGCGGCGCTGATGCAGCGGTTCAGCATCAGCCGGCACACCGTCCGCGAGGCGCTGCGCTATCTGCGCGAGGCGGGCATGGTGAAGTCCCACCAGGGCCTCGGGACCATCGTACAGCGGCCGGGCGGCGATCGCGGCTACGTCCATCAGATCAACACGATCGCCGACCTCTTTCCGACCAACGTCGAGACCCGCTACGACCCGATCGACGGGACGCTCGCCCCGCTGCCCGAGGACAAGGGCTTCGCGCTGGGCGACGAGAGGCGCAAGTGGCTGCGTATCCAGGGGCATCGCTTCCGCCCGGGCTCGGCGACGCCGTTCAACGAGGTGGAAACCTATGTCGCCGCCCGCTTCGCCGGCGTCGGCCGGGTCATTGCGCCCCATTCAGGCTCGATCTACGCCGTCCTCGAGACCATCTACGGCGAGACGATCGTCGAGGTCGAGCAGGTCATCACGACCTTCATAGCGGATGGCACGGCCGGCGCCGCGATCGGCCTGGAAAAGGGCACGTTCGGCATCCTGGTACGTCGCACGTACCGGATCCGGTCGGATGACGACATCGCGTTGCTGAGCCTCAACCGCTATCCTCCGAACGAGTTCTCCTACGCGATGACGTTGCGTCGCGTCCGCGACTGA
- a CDS encoding VOC family protein, producing the protein MSDRIGGLHHITLCTGSAQGDIDLFYKTLGMSLVKRTLLYDGGAPIYHLYFGNETGDPGTLTTVFPFRRDGRKAKRGAGQIELCSYSVPKGAVPYWKERLTERGVPIVKVYERFGQQIIQFEHPDCGLNFELVEETADDRKPFVGGDVPPEHAIRGFHNWTVLTRDNEDMDIFMKDAWNYRELGADGAFTRYAVEGGKAAHIIDVHLQPDARPGSWFYGEGMIHHGAFAVPNLDVQHQVKLEVEGMGLTDFSDRKHRGYFESIYVRTPGGALFEATHSLGFDVDEAADRLGQEVIVSPQFRDRRDQIVTELNDPFELN; encoded by the coding sequence ATGTCTGATCGCATTGGCGGCCTTCACCACATCACCTTGTGCACCGGCTCGGCGCAGGGCGACATCGATTTGTTCTACAAGACGTTGGGCATGAGCCTGGTGAAGCGCACGCTGCTGTACGACGGCGGCGCGCCGATCTACCATCTCTATTTCGGCAACGAGACCGGCGATCCCGGCACGCTGACGACGGTGTTCCCCTTCCGTCGCGACGGCCGCAAGGCGAAGCGCGGCGCGGGGCAGATCGAGTTGTGCAGCTACTCGGTGCCGAAGGGCGCCGTCCCCTACTGGAAGGAGCGTCTCACCGAGCGCGGCGTACCGATCGTCAAGGTGTATGAGCGGTTCGGCCAGCAGATCATCCAGTTCGAGCATCCGGATTGCGGCCTCAACTTCGAGCTCGTCGAGGAGACGGCGGACGATCGCAAGCCCTTCGTTGGCGGCGACGTGCCGCCGGAACATGCCATTCGCGGCTTCCACAACTGGACCGTCCTCACGCGCGACAACGAGGATATGGACATCTTCATGAAGGATGCGTGGAACTATCGCGAGCTTGGCGCCGACGGCGCCTTCACCCGCTACGCGGTGGAGGGTGGCAAGGCCGCGCACATCATCGACGTGCACCTCCAGCCCGATGCCCGTCCGGGCAGCTGGTTCTACGGCGAGGGCATGATCCATCACGGCGCTTTCGCCGTGCCGAACCTCGACGTGCAGCATCAGGTGAAGCTGGAGGTCGAGGGCATGGGCCTGACGGACTTCTCCGATCGCAAGCATCGCGGCTATTTCGAGTCGATCTACGTCCGCACGCCGGGTGGTGCCTTGTTCGAGGCGACGCATTCGCTCGGCTTCGACGTTGATGAGGCGGCGGACCGGCTGGGGCAGGAGGTGATCGTCTCGCCGCAGTTCCGTGACCGGCGCGACCAGATCGTGACCGAGCTGAACGATCCGTTCGAGCTCAACTGA
- a CDS encoding maleylacetate reductase, whose translation MQPFTYQALPTRVVFGAGAFARLPEEAAAVATRLLVLATPEQAGLAEDAGGRLGDLCAGVFAGAVMHVPVATVDAAEAALRRAGADGLLAIGGGSTTGLAKAIALRTGVPIVAVPTTYAGSEMTPIWGLTEDGVKRTGRDRGVLPRTAIYDPLLTLSLPPRLSAVSGLNAVAHCVEGLYAENANPLVSIMAEESIRAIGRSLTRVIHTPDDLPARSDMLYGAWLGGVVLGSVGMALHHKLCHTLGGTFNLPHAETHAIVLPHAAAYNAAAAPEAMMRVARALSSKDGPGGLYDLLAGSGAPRGLKDIGMPEDGLDRVVELALTNPYYNPAPLAEGPLRALLGNAFEGRAPVVAPPAEAVA comes from the coding sequence ATGCAGCCGTTCACCTATCAGGCGCTCCCGACTCGGGTGGTATTCGGCGCCGGCGCCTTCGCGCGGCTGCCCGAGGAAGCGGCGGCCGTCGCCACGCGCCTGCTGGTGCTCGCCACGCCCGAGCAGGCCGGCCTCGCCGAGGATGCCGGCGGGCGGCTCGGCGATCTGTGCGCCGGAGTGTTCGCGGGCGCGGTGATGCACGTGCCGGTCGCGACCGTCGACGCGGCCGAGGCGGCGTTGCGGCGCGCGGGCGCGGACGGGCTGCTCGCGATCGGAGGCGGTTCCACGACCGGGCTGGCCAAGGCGATCGCGCTGCGCACGGGAGTGCCGATCGTCGCGGTGCCGACCACCTACGCCGGATCCGAGATGACGCCGATCTGGGGGTTGACCGAGGATGGCGTGAAGCGCACCGGGCGCGATCGCGGCGTCCTGCCGCGCACGGCGATCTACGATCCGCTGCTCACCTTGAGCCTGCCGCCGCGCCTGTCGGCCGTCAGCGGCCTCAATGCCGTGGCGCATTGCGTCGAGGGGCTGTACGCCGAGAACGCGAACCCGCTCGTCTCGATCATGGCGGAAGAGAGTATCCGCGCCATCGGGCGCAGCCTGACGCGGGTGATTCATACGCCGGACGATCTGCCGGCCCGCAGCGACATGCTCTACGGCGCGTGGCTGGGCGGGGTGGTGCTCGGTTCGGTCGGCATGGCGCTGCACCACAAGCTGTGCCACACGCTCGGCGGGACGTTCAACCTGCCGCACGCCGAGACGCACGCGATCGTGTTGCCGCACGCCGCCGCCTACAACGCGGCGGCCGCGCCCGAGGCGATGATGCGCGTGGCGCGGGCGCTGTCGTCGAAGGACGGGCCGGGCGGACTGTACGATCTGCTGGCCGGGTCCGGCGCGCCCCGCGGCCTGAAGGACATCGGCATGCCGGAGGACGGCCTTGACCGCGTGGTCGAACTGGCACTGACCAATCCATACTATAATCCGGCGCCGCTGGCGGAAGGGCCGCTTCGCGCGCTGCTGGGCAACGCCTTCGAAGGACGCGCGCCCGTCGTCGCCCCGCCGGCGGAGGCGGTGGCATGA
- a CDS encoding alpha/beta fold hydrolase codes for MTVEASVLGRTLRYRPITAHTPDGLAIAVQDHDRGGGGRDVLFVHGYSQSSLAWLKQVTGPLADRHRLVTYDLRGHGASDKPLDPSFYREPRRWADELAAVIDAAGLVSPVLVAWSYAGRVVLDYLAQRGCGAIGGLVKVASTSSGDRAMMGDGAAILRRLAEATELVEVIAAARALLAACTAVPPAPPELEFMLAYNMVVPPAVRLALVGRPVDYQAVLAGLSVPVMTVHGALDPINLPAMSEHTGSLAPGCRGIVYDRAGHMPFWEEAERFDADLDSFLRGLGATAASPPPRGASA; via the coding sequence ATGACGGTGGAGGCTTCCGTCCTCGGCCGGACGCTCCGCTACCGGCCGATCACCGCGCATACGCCCGATGGCCTGGCCATCGCCGTGCAGGACCATGATCGCGGCGGTGGCGGGCGCGACGTGCTGTTCGTCCACGGCTACTCGCAATCCAGTCTGGCGTGGCTGAAGCAGGTGACGGGGCCGCTCGCCGACCGCCACCGGCTCGTGACCTACGACCTGCGCGGGCATGGCGCCTCGGACAAGCCGCTCGATCCGTCGTTCTACCGCGAGCCCCGCCGCTGGGCCGACGAGCTGGCGGCGGTGATCGACGCCGCCGGGCTGGTCAGTCCGGTGCTGGTCGCATGGTCCTATGCGGGCCGGGTCGTGCTCGACTATCTAGCCCAGCGCGGGTGCGGCGCGATCGGCGGGCTGGTGAAGGTGGCGTCGACCTCCAGCGGGGATCGGGCGATGATGGGCGACGGGGCGGCGATCCTCCGCCGGCTGGCCGAGGCGACCGAGCTTGTCGAGGTGATCGCGGCGGCGCGCGCGCTGCTCGCCGCCTGCACGGCCGTGCCGCCCGCGCCGCCCGAGCTGGAATTCATGCTCGCCTACAACATGGTGGTGCCGCCCGCGGTGAGACTCGCGCTGGTCGGCCGGCCGGTCGATTATCAGGCGGTGCTCGCCGGCCTGTCGGTGCCGGTCATGACGGTCCACGGCGCGCTCGATCCGATCAACCTTCCCGCGATGAGCGAGCATACCGGCAGCCTGGCGCCAGGATGCCGCGGCATCGTCTACGACCGCGCCGGGCACATGCCCTTCTGGGAGGAGGCGGAGCGGTTCGACGCGGACCTTGACAGCTTCCTGCGCGGCCTTGGCGCCACCGCCGCGTCGCCGCCGCCGCGCGGGGCCTCCGCGTGA
- a CDS encoding FAD-dependent oxidoreductase, translating to MYDVTIVGGGPTGFINALGLAQAGVKVRLVEAGPHIINSPRAMVYHWSVLEGLDRLGILAEAEGIGFRKQDYTYLVHRTGERIPYSLEVLEGHTPYPYNLHLGQHRLAEIAMARLGQLPNAEISFNARLTALRQDADGVTLSIDTPSGPEEVRSAWVIGADGAGSAVRQLLGLDFEGMTWPERFVATNVHYDFERHGYARSTLLIDDTYGAVIAKIDNEGLWRCTYMEDGALPADTFMDRLPDFYREILPGADDYRVDMATPYRMHQRSASRYRVGRVVLAGDAAHATNPTGGLGLTSGLFDSYVLYPALAAIVLEQADDAVLDRYSDERRAMFVDRASPQASANKQVIFHASGGGAMLEQTLAMLRRLSTDDDFRLDRLMFTRTLESAPLLDRSLAVLPS from the coding sequence ATGTATGACGTCACAATCGTCGGCGGAGGGCCGACCGGCTTCATCAACGCCCTCGGCCTCGCACAGGCGGGCGTGAAGGTGCGGCTCGTCGAGGCCGGGCCGCACATCATCAACTCGCCGCGCGCGATGGTGTATCACTGGTCCGTGCTGGAGGGACTCGATCGCCTCGGCATCCTCGCCGAGGCGGAGGGCATCGGCTTCCGCAAGCAGGACTATACCTATCTGGTGCACCGCACGGGGGAGCGCATTCCCTACAGCCTCGAAGTGCTGGAAGGGCATACGCCCTATCCCTACAACCTCCATCTCGGCCAGCATCGCCTGGCTGAGATCGCGATGGCGCGGCTCGGGCAGCTGCCGAACGCCGAGATCAGCTTCAATGCCCGCCTGACGGCGCTGCGGCAGGACGCCGACGGCGTCACGCTGTCGATCGACACGCCGTCCGGCCCGGAGGAGGTGCGCAGCGCCTGGGTGATCGGCGCGGATGGAGCGGGAAGCGCAGTGCGGCAGCTGCTCGGGCTCGATTTCGAGGGCATGACCTGGCCGGAGCGGTTCGTCGCCACCAACGTCCACTATGATTTCGAGCGGCACGGCTATGCGCGCTCGACGCTGCTGATCGACGACACCTACGGCGCGGTGATCGCCAAGATCGACAATGAGGGCCTGTGGCGCTGCACCTACATGGAGGACGGCGCTCTGCCGGCGGACACTTTCATGGACCGGCTGCCGGACTTCTACCGCGAGATACTGCCCGGCGCCGACGACTATCGGGTCGATATGGCGACGCCCTACCGCATGCACCAGCGCTCCGCCTCGCGATACCGCGTCGGGCGGGTGGTGCTGGCCGGAGACGCCGCGCACGCGACCAATCCGACCGGCGGGCTGGGGCTCACGTCCGGGCTGTTCGACAGCTATGTCCTCTATCCGGCGCTGGCGGCGATCGTCCTGGAGCAGGCCGACGATGCGGTGCTGGACCGCTACAGCGACGAGCGGCGCGCCATGTTCGTCGATCGTGCCTCGCCGCAGGCGTCGGCCAACAAGCAGGTCATCTTCCACGCATCCGGCGGCGGCGCGATGCTGGAGCAGACGCTGGCCATGCTGCGCCGGCTCTCGACCGACGACGATTTCCGGCTGGACCGGCTGATGTTCACCAGGACGCTGGAGTCGGCGCCGCTGCTCGACCGGTCGCTCGCGGTGCTGCCGTCGTGA
- a CDS encoding alpha/beta hydrolase produces MSTARPSLRPADLHAASRAPLALAAQGFFWVGATPLDTPAGPVPRGQMYVEYWIPAVLAHPLPIVMIHGGGGQGLDFLGTADGREGWVHWFVRQGYAVYVVDRPGHGRAPFHPDALGAMTPLLPTAFLEEWFCRPEDFPERYPQARLHDKWPGSGRLGDPAFDHFLASAGPAQADMAQAHRDVQAAGAAMLDEIGPAILLTHSAGGPSGWLIADARPGLVKAIVAVEPVGPPFTERAGGKLVWGLTAAPLAFDPPAATPGDLRLEERAPAREGTVPCLVQQAPARRLPNLSGFPIAIVTAEASWMATDNHGVVDFLAQAGARVEHVRLEEQGVHGNGHAMMLETNSDEVARVIERWVAGQGLA; encoded by the coding sequence GTGAGCACGGCCCGGCCCTCGCTGCGCCCGGCGGACCTGCACGCCGCGTCGCGGGCGCCGCTCGCACTCGCCGCGCAGGGCTTCTTCTGGGTCGGCGCGACGCCGCTCGACACGCCGGCCGGGCCGGTGCCACGCGGGCAGATGTACGTCGAATACTGGATTCCGGCGGTTCTGGCGCACCCGCTTCCGATCGTGATGATCCACGGCGGCGGCGGCCAGGGGCTCGACTTCCTCGGCACGGCGGACGGTCGCGAGGGCTGGGTACATTGGTTCGTGCGCCAGGGCTACGCGGTCTACGTCGTCGACCGGCCGGGGCACGGCCGCGCACCCTTCCACCCCGACGCGCTGGGCGCGATGACGCCGCTGCTGCCGACGGCGTTCCTCGAGGAGTGGTTCTGCCGGCCGGAGGACTTTCCCGAGCGGTATCCGCAGGCGCGACTGCATGACAAGTGGCCGGGCTCCGGGCGGCTCGGCGACCCGGCCTTCGACCATTTCCTCGCCAGCGCCGGGCCGGCGCAGGCGGACATGGCGCAGGCGCATCGCGACGTCCAGGCGGCAGGGGCGGCCATGCTCGACGAGATCGGCCCGGCGATCCTGCTCACCCATTCGGCCGGCGGGCCGAGCGGATGGCTGATCGCCGACGCGCGGCCCGGGCTGGTGAAGGCCATCGTCGCGGTCGAGCCCGTCGGCCCGCCCTTCACCGAGAGGGCGGGCGGCAAGCTGGTCTGGGGACTGACGGCCGCGCCGCTGGCCTTCGATCCACCGGCCGCGACGCCCGGGGATCTGCGGCTGGAGGAGCGGGCGCCCGCGCGGGAGGGCACCGTGCCATGCCTGGTGCAGCAGGCGCCGGCGCGCCGCCTGCCCAACCTGTCCGGCTTCCCGATCGCGATCGTCACGGCCGAGGCGTCGTGGATGGCGACCGACAATCATGGCGTGGTGGACTTCCTCGCGCAAGCCGGCGCGCGGGTGGAGCATGTCCGGCTGGAGGAGCAGGGCGTCCACGGTAACGGCCATGCAATGATGCTGGAGACGAACAGCGACGAGGTGGCGCGGGTGATCGAACGGTGGGTCGCTGGGCAGGGCCTCGCATGA
- a CDS encoding CaiB/BaiF CoA transferase family protein — protein sequence MKLEGIRVLDLSSFLPGPYVTLGMADHGAEVIKIEAPDEGDPGRHIGLADGAHTVFFRNLNRGKKSVVLDLKAPADREAFLRLVDTADVVVESYRPGVAARLGVDYASVASRNPRIVYLSISAFGQDGPYASRPAHDLAIEAIGGLLSNNLGGDGRPALPAIPIADVTAGLQGLAGVLMALLRRERTGLGDRIDISMHEALVGAMLNVLGPTLAEGRAPDTPNERTTGGAAFYRLYDCADGRQVAIAGQEPKFVRTLLRALGREDLAPLCERGPGPHQAPVVALLQSTFAAMSSADAEAMLADMDVCWGRVATMPEALADPHLAARGFITRDADGLRHIGSPIRFQYEPAMPTLVTPLLDEHVSLVRD from the coding sequence ATGAAGCTGGAGGGTATCCGGGTCCTCGACCTTTCGAGCTTCCTTCCGGGGCCATACGTAACGCTCGGCATGGCCGATCATGGGGCCGAGGTCATCAAGATCGAGGCTCCAGACGAAGGCGATCCGGGGCGCCACATCGGCCTGGCGGACGGTGCGCACACGGTCTTCTTCCGCAATCTCAATCGCGGCAAGAAGAGCGTGGTGCTGGACCTGAAGGCGCCGGCCGACCGGGAGGCGTTCCTCCGGCTCGTCGATACGGCGGACGTCGTGGTCGAATCGTACCGGCCGGGCGTCGCCGCGCGCTTGGGCGTCGACTATGCCAGCGTCGCGTCGCGCAATCCGCGCATCGTCTATCTCTCGATCAGCGCCTTCGGACAGGACGGACCCTATGCGTCCCGTCCCGCCCATGACCTTGCGATCGAGGCGATCGGCGGCCTGCTGAGCAACAATCTGGGCGGTGACGGCCGCCCGGCCCTTCCGGCGATACCGATCGCGGATGTGACCGCCGGGCTGCAGGGCCTGGCGGGCGTGCTGATGGCGCTGCTGCGGCGCGAGCGGACCGGGCTGGGCGACCGGATCGACATATCGATGCACGAGGCGCTGGTGGGTGCCATGCTGAACGTGCTGGGGCCGACGCTGGCGGAAGGGCGGGCGCCCGACACGCCGAACGAACGCACGACGGGCGGCGCGGCCTTCTACCGCCTGTATGACTGCGCCGACGGCCGGCAGGTGGCGATCGCCGGGCAGGAGCCGAAATTCGTGCGTACGCTTCTGCGCGCGTTGGGGCGCGAGGATCTGGCGCCGTTGTGCGAGCGCGGGCCGGGACCTCATCAGGCGCCGGTCGTCGCCCTGCTCCAGTCGACCTTTGCCGCCATGTCCTCCGCCGATGCCGAAGCGATGCTGGCCGACATGGATGTCTGTTGGGGCAGGGTGGCGACGATGCCGGAGGCACTGGCGGATCCGCACCTCGCAGCGCGCGGCTTTATCACCCGTGACGCGGACGGCCTTCGTCACATCGGCTCGCCCATCAGGTTCCAGTACGAGCCGGCCATGCCAACGCTCGTCACCCCCCTGCTGGATGAGCACGTGTCCCTCGTCCGAGACTGA
- a CDS encoding MaoC family dehydratase yields the protein MEVVGTAQQIGPNRYRESYGRHYEEFVVGDVYEHRPGRTITEADNVWFTLLTMNTHPLHFDKEYAARSEFGAPLVNSCLTLSIVVGMSVSDVSQKAIGNLGWNDIRLSAPVYVGDTIYAESKVLSKRESQKRPTQGVVTVNTIGRKADGTIFISFERTVLVPKLGHAVDT from the coding sequence ATGGAAGTGGTAGGTACAGCGCAGCAGATCGGCCCCAACCGGTATCGGGAAAGTTACGGCCGGCACTATGAAGAGTTCGTCGTCGGCGACGTATATGAGCATCGCCCCGGGCGGACGATTACCGAGGCCGACAATGTGTGGTTCACCCTCCTGACCATGAACACGCATCCGCTGCATTTCGACAAGGAATATGCCGCGCGATCGGAATTCGGCGCTCCCTTGGTGAACAGCTGCCTGACCCTGTCGATCGTGGTCGGGATGAGCGTCAGCGACGTCAGCCAGAAGGCGATCGGAAATCTTGGCTGGAACGACATTCGCCTGAGTGCCCCGGTCTATGTGGGCGACACGATCTACGCCGAGTCGAAGGTGCTCTCGAAGCGTGAATCGCAGAAGCGGCCGACGCAGGGGGTCGTCACGGTGAATACGATCGGCCGGAAGGCGGACGGAACGATCTTCATATCTTTCGAACGAACCGTTCTCGTACCCAAGCTGGGCCATGCCGTGGACACTTGA
- a CDS encoding integrase core domain-containing protein produces MLAPNPNHRFQYQHPDPAAPVITKADAPRTSGCGVPFRRRSPRYRGPHCTPVLNQTLFVSLGHARSVLRLRRDDYNHVRPHSGVGGLTPADAARRVVQHRPEGHHTNPGLQL; encoded by the coding sequence GTGCTCGCGCCGAACCCGAACCACCGTTTCCAATATCAACATCCCGATCCCGCCGCCCCGGTCATCACCAAAGCAGACGCGCCTAGAACATCAGGATGTGGGGTCCCTTTTAGACGCCGATCACCCCGCTACCGGGGTCCCCATTGCACGCCGGTCCTCAACCAGACGCTTTTCGTGTCGCTCGGCCATGCCCGCTCGGTGCTGCGGCTTCGGCGCGACGACTACAACCATGTGCGCCCGCATAGTGGTGTTGGCGGGCTGACGCCCGCCGATGCTGCCAGGCGGGTTGTGCAACACCGCCCCGAGGGGCACCATACCAACCCCGGACTCCAGTTATGA